The genomic region CCCGGCGAGGCACTCAAGAAACTGAGGACCGGTGCCGAATACCTGATCCCCGAGCTGGCCAAGACACTGGAACATCTCAATCCGGACGACATCGTGTCACCCGGGCGGCTGGCTGCGAACCATAAGGTGCAGTTGCTGGTCAAGGTATTCGAGGAGCTCAACGTGGAAGAAGATGACATCGAGGAAGCGATCAAGATATATCTGCGATGATCACGGCGCGCGCGTCGCTACCCCCCCTCCCTGGACGACAATAACACATCTACAGACAAAGACGGGCAGTAGGTAAAAAGCAGAAGTCTCCGTTCCATGAGGGCAGTAGGTAAACTGCTCCTTCACCCTCCTGTAGAACGCCAGGCCTGAGCTTCGCGCGGCCTGTGACAGCGGTGATATGCAAACCTCCCACTCCAACTGGACAGTAGGGAAAGAACAGGGGAGTTGACTTCTCTCCTCCGCCTTTGCCTTTCGGTGGGAGGAAAGGGGTGGATCCTGTTCTTTCCCTACTGTCCTGGAGCTCGGTGAAATGTTCAGCTATCCCGGGGCCCCGGAACGTGGCGAAACGCCACGAGGGGCCGGCGCCAAAGACCGCGATCAGCAGGTTGTTTACCTACTGCCCCACGTTGCCCGGAATGAATGGAAGGGAGAAGGAAGCACAGGGGGTCGTGACGCGACCCGAAAAACTTGAGTTCCCTCTTTTTCTCCCTGCGGTTTATTTAACTATTTAATATTAAGGGCCACATTCTTCTGTGATGTCGATAAGTTACAGCGGTATCGGCTATAAATGGCTGGTCAGCGGCTATAAATGGCTGGTCAACGGCTATTAAGTATTTACAATAATAAGCCGATAAGATATAGTATGGACGGTTACTGGACAAGGCAGAATGAGCTATGTGTTTGCATGGCATTGACTCGATATTAGTAGATATCTATTTTAAAGACAGGAGGAAAGGATGGTAAGGGACGCGGCGACCGCCGAAGAAATAGTATATCAGTCAAACTCACTCGTAATGAGGAAGACCTCGCTGTCCTTGATAGAACAGCGTCTTCTCCTCTCGATCCTGGCCCAGATCCAACCAGAGGATGCTGACTTCAAGCCATATAGGCTCGCCGTCAAGGAGTTTTTGGAATTGTGCGGGATCCACAACGGGAGAATGCACGCTGTCATTGATTCCGTGATCGTTCCTTTCGCAAGGAAGGTGGTGAGGGTCGAACGGGAAGACGGGAGTGTGCTGGTTACACACTGGTTCAGCTCAGCAGACTACAAGAGAGGCCGCGGGATAATCGAGTTCTCCTTCGACCCTAAATTAAAGCCCGTCCTCCTTCGCTTACGCGAGCAATTGAACTACACGCGAATCCCTCTGAGGCTCCTCCTGTCCGCCCCGGGGATCTACGCCTCTCGCCTCTACGAGATCTGCTCCGCGCATGTCTTTAAAGACAACGGATACGGTGCTGAGTTCACGGTGGAGGTCGAGGAACTCCGGGAAATGCTTGGGATCGAGAAGAACAAGCTGCAGCTGTTCAAAAATTTGAACACTGTGGCCCTGAAGCCGGCCCTGAAATTCATCAACGAGCGAACCCCGCTCAATGTAACGATGCAACTGAACAAGCACGGACACCGGTATGTCGTCCAGGTGAAGTTTGTCGTATCGAAAAAGCCCCTGGCCGAAGGGAGGGACACAAATATCCTCCCCACTCTCCTCCAACTGGTACCAGTATCATACCGTGACACGCCGACCGTTGTTGCCTCCATCGCAGATGCCGTCAAAGCGGGTATCTACACCATCATCCAGCTCCAGAACATCATCAAAGCCGCGAGCCAGGGCAAAAAGAGGAACTACCCTGCTTATCTCAAGGTGGCGCTCATAAAGGGCTACAACAAGGATGGTGAAGCGACAATGAAAGAGAAGAAGCATCCCTATGCTGGCCGGCAGGTGGAGGTGCTTTCGGTACGGGAAATGGGGCTTGCCGATATCGAGGCAAACACGAATGGGAAGCCCGTGGCCGCGATCCTCCAGAACGACGGGAGCCTGTGGCTCGACGGCAAGCTCCAAATGACGGCGGATGCGGTGACAGCAGGATTGAGAAAGGGGACGGTCCGGTTTGTTTGACAGTGAGATGCCCAGGATCTCGGGAGTCCATGCTACCCTCTCCGGGTAGCACAGCTTCTTCCCATAGATCGTGCGATGTGTGCCGTGGAAGGTGAGAGTTTTTGGCTTGATCTATCTATGCGGG from Syntrophorhabdus sp. harbors:
- a CDS encoding replication initiation protein translates to MVRDAATAEEIVYQSNSLVMRKTSLSLIEQRLLLSILAQIQPEDADFKPYRLAVKEFLELCGIHNGRMHAVIDSVIVPFARKVVRVEREDGSVLVTHWFSSADYKRGRGIIEFSFDPKLKPVLLRLREQLNYTRIPLRLLLSAPGIYASRLYEICSAHVFKDNGYGAEFTVEVEELREMLGIEKNKLQLFKNLNTVALKPALKFINERTPLNVTMQLNKHGHRYVVQVKFVVSKKPLAEGRDTNILPTLLQLVPVSYRDTPTVVASIADAVKAGIYTIIQLQNIIKAASQGKKRNYPAYLKVALIKGYNKDGEATMKEKKHPYAGRQVEVLSVREMGLADIEANTNGKPVAAILQNDGSLWLDGKLQMTADAVTAGLRKGTVRFV